A window of the Haloterrigena turkmenica DSM 5511 genome harbors these coding sequences:
- a CDS encoding ATP-binding protein, which translates to MDRTSSPKSVLKKVVVGSISLSLFSANYVAAPLGIVWLGAYLSDPIVALIAIPAIWMVPSFTAEFLTAGIYPLYDEEEHADRIWVVGTFIGTVILTAVWFLPAWKTSWPTLASILAPLQVSSLFESSWYMVTSWLACVPLMLSVGIGAATETIEEKNSTGEGEQIDAVDAAAQREKAETRHKKTSHSSDGATQEQPVPSQLQYGWQSAPDTGFADVGGMESLKTEAERSVIRPLTQLDAAYERFNISPPNGILFYGPPGTGKTLFARAIAGELGHPYLELSAGDIKSRWVNESTEQVNQLFAEAAQFDRCVIFIDEIDALLASRDNNLHREHAQVVNEFLAHLDADDPNYLVIAATNRAELLDEAATRRGRFDQQYELGLPDRDAREAIFRVQLDELPTDLDNNAYRKMAEQTEGLSSADIVGIVDDAAMRAAERDADELTLEDLHMSLPDKPDQRS; encoded by the coding sequence ATGGACAGAACATCCTCACCTAAGAGTGTCCTGAAGAAAGTCGTTGTCGGCAGCATTTCTTTGAGTCTCTTTTCTGCGAATTATGTAGCTGCTCCACTGGGAATCGTTTGGCTTGGTGCGTATCTTTCCGATCCGATTGTAGCGTTAATTGCAATCCCTGCTATTTGGATGGTTCCCTCGTTTACTGCAGAGTTTTTGACTGCTGGTATCTACCCTCTTTATGATGAGGAGGAACATGCGGATCGTATCTGGGTGGTTGGAACGTTCATTGGAACAGTGATATTGACCGCAGTGTGGTTCCTACCTGCCTGGAAGACTAGCTGGCCCACCCTCGCAAGCATCCTTGCGCCGCTTCAGGTTTCTTCTCTGTTTGAAAGCTCTTGGTACATGGTTACCAGTTGGCTTGCGTGTGTTCCACTGATGCTATCTGTGGGTATTGGAGCTGCCACAGAAACTATCGAAGAGAAAAACTCGACGGGAGAAGGGGAACAGATAGACGCAGTGGACGCGGCTGCCCAGAGAGAGAAAGCCGAGACCAGACACAAGAAGACTTCCCACTCCAGCGATGGAGCGACTCAAGAGCAACCCGTACCCTCCCAACTCCAATATGGCTGGCAGTCTGCGCCCGACACAGGATTTGCGGACGTTGGTGGGATGGAGTCACTCAAAACAGAGGCTGAGCGCTCGGTGATCCGTCCATTGACCCAGCTGGATGCCGCCTACGAGCGCTTCAACATCTCCCCACCGAACGGGATCCTCTTCTACGGTCCTCCAGGGACAGGTAAGACGCTGTTCGCTCGAGCCATCGCCGGCGAACTCGGCCACCCATATCTCGAGCTCTCGGCGGGCGATATCAAATCGCGCTGGGTCAATGAGTCCACCGAGCAGGTCAACCAACTGTTTGCGGAGGCCGCACAGTTCGATCGATGCGTCATCTTTATTGACGAGATCGACGCACTCCTCGCGTCGCGCGACAACAATCTTCACCGCGAGCACGCTCAGGTAGTCAACGAGTTCCTTGCCCATCTGGATGCTGATGACCCGAATTACCTTGTAATCGCAGCCACGAACCGCGCTGAACTCCTTGATGAGGCAGCCACTCGTCGGGGTCGCTTTGATCAGCAGTACGAACTCGGACTTCCAGATCGCGACGCTCGAGAGGCCATTTTCCGCGTTCAGCTCGACGAGCTGCCGACGGACCTTGACAACAACGCATACAGGAAGATGGCCGAGCAGACAGAGGGACTCAGTAGCGCAGATATCGTCGGAATTGTCGACGACGCCGCGATGCGCGCCGCCGAACGCGACGCTGACGAACTTACGCTCGAGGATCTCCACATGTCGCTCCCAGACAAACCAGACCAACGGTCTTGA